TGAACACTAGAGATTCCCAAAGAGTTCAAGTTTTTTGGGGGGTTTTGCTTTAAGCTTGTGTACGATCGAAAGGGAAGGGTccatataaatgaaatttacgTGAAGgattctttaataatttttataatttttatagttttaataaatttttaggtcaaaattcagatttttttttcaatttttaataatatttatcatatttatgtgtttatgtaattttaaattttaatatttttataaaatttttttacaatgttaaaaatattctttataatttttttacaatttttataatattttattagaaaaatgaaGTATTAAATCTTGGATGTCAGTACTATCTGATTGGACTTCTAGATTATTTTAACAGTGTCAAAGATGAAAATCATTAACAAATGAGCTTAattggtttttaaaattaatgataagAGCTCAATTATATAAGAATTAAGTAGaagagtttaattaattttttaaaaaattaaaggaattttataCCTCTAATCTtgcctttttttgttttatcattGATTTAATCTAATCCCTGAAATggaaaatcaatttaatccataaaatAACTAAGATTTAGTTTAATCccaagattaaatttaaaaatctaattagtTTATAATCTTGTATGAAACCCATTTTAAGGAAACTGAGGATAGCTCGCCATGAAAATCGAATCGAAAGAGCCGAACAAAATAGATGtctataatatttatttatttattatgttgttattgcaaaatataatttatatataataacgCAATTTGTGTTCATGAAAGGAGGATGAAAGTTAAAATCCTGGATGCTGAAAGTAAAAGTGTATTAATCAACTGGATTTATTCCTACGCTCATGTTATTAAGTATGTTTTCAttgtgaaaaataatttataatagcCTATTTGTGTAGCAACAACATacatctttgtttttttattattaagaaagtAAAACAGTACAGTACAGGGTGAGAAAATCCCTGCATTTCATAAAGAGGGACAAAAACATAGCAATGAGACAATCCTGAAAAATCCACCTCCAACAAATCCCTTCATTTTGAGCAAGATCAACAACAAATTACCAGGAAGCTAAATATAAAGATGATCTTTCCATGCCTGTTTTAGCCAAGGTATCAGCTAAACAGTTTGCTTCACTAACAACAAACACAAAGGATAAATCAATGATAGCTACTCAATCTCTTGGCAAATACATGGGAAATCCATTTAAGAGCATTTGAAGAATTTGATTCAACAATAAGCTTAACTTTGTGCAGCCAATCGGTTTGAACAAAGACATCCAATTGCCAACAATTCAACCAAATTAGGATCAAGAGCACACATTGGTCTAGAGAATTAGGCTAAAATTATTCCTTTACCATTGCGTAGGGCACCTCCATATCCATTCCTACCAGACAAATTTTAGTGTACCTTCAGGCGGACGGCACCATCTAATTGCTGCCACACCGTCAGTATTAAATTACTCCTTTATCATTTTAGTTTACATCTTGCTTTCTTAAAAGGAATATAACTTCGTATAATCAGTCTGACACAACTAAATTAGAcctaaactaataaaattaaaactcaaaataaatttaatacgaaattcaaacataatattTACGGTCAAGAATTAAAACTCCTACAACCTCAGtcttatcatttcaattcaggcactttcatttctttttctataaaCGTAAACTCTTTGTGAATTTCCATGTAGCCTAAACATGTGTAAAAAACattccatatataattttttcaattctccattaatttcaatctctttgttattttcttaataacAAACATGGAAGAATTAACAtcgattaaaataaattaataccgATCAACAAATGCACGAATGCAATGACATTTGAGTTTGAGAAAATATATGATCCCTATTTTCCAACTCGGAGAATACTAGGAAGTACACAATTTAGAACATTTCAAGCTTGAGCTtatcctttcaaaaaaaaagaaattcttaagcttattaattttaaatcgtCTCTTCACttaattccaataataaaaaagaaattaaataattgtagCCCACAAATTTAGACAAAACACTAACGATATTCACTTGGTAAACAAGCATTTTCTTGGTTTTTTCCCTAACAGTTGCATGCAATAATGTTCACTTGTCTCATGACTTTTcttcataataaaaaattgtaaacttAGCGATCTCCATATTATttatggaataaaaaaagaCTTATCCAGGGAATCCATTTTTCTTTCCGAGTAAAATGCTTACCCTAAAGGCGATTCAAACATAAACCTCAATCTAGGAAGGAACATACTAATTAATTACTAACCCGCGTCTTTGACAAGTTGCTTGACTGGATGGTTACAATCTTCATAACATTATTTTACAATCCAAATAAATAGATGGATCTCAGAGTCTCAGCTACCTCAATAAGTAGTGTGCAAGATGGTGAGACAACCATATCTGAAGAAAGGAACATGGAGTCATGATGAAGATCAGAAGCTGATTGCTTATATTAGGAAATATGGGATTTGGAATTGGAACGAAATGCCCAAATTCGCTGGTATGAGACATCTCTTTTTAATGATCATCAACAAGATTtaatcaaaaccctaaaaaattcaGCAAGATTTTATGATTTAGAGTATTAGTTACATGCAGTTCATCTTGATTTGTAGGGTTGCAAAGATCAGGGAAGAGTTGCAGACTACGTTGGATGAATTACTTGAGACCTAATATAAGGCGTGGAAACTTCAGcagggaagaagaagaaaccaTAATCCACCTGCAAAAGACGCTAGGAAATCGGTTAGTAGCACAACCATAAATGTAAGGTTATAGTtgtgataatatatatatatatatatatatatatatatctgattTGCTGAagatttgattaattattatcaGGTGGTCAGCAATAGCAGCAAGGCTTCCACAAAGAACAGACAATGATATAAAAAACTACTGGAACACTCGCTTGAAGAAGCGAGTAATGGGGGAGAAAAAGAATCCATCATCAGCAACTACAGAAACCAAATCTAGTATGGAGGAGAATTCGTCTGATGCTGATTCCTCAATGATGGTGGATATTTTGTTGGACTATCAGATTCCTACAATGGATGATTTCCCAGAACTAGCTGCCGATACTACCATTTCTCTATCAGACTGCAACCTTAGTGTGGCAGTTGATGACCACTATAACATGGCTATGGACAACAATTTAGTTTCATCTGAAAACTATTGGGAAATTGAGAATCTTTGGGGGCAGTCATTGACGATGGAAGGTTTGGACTGTGAAGTAATGTCACCTAATTCTCAGCTGTGGCTCCATGAACCCATATATGCATGTGATTCATACTATGACCCTGTGGTTGAGTTATGGGTCAACCCATTTATTTAGTACTGCATACAGTGACGCCGATCGACCCCTCCCTTCGCATGAACTCCCTTCCTTCTTGTTTTGTTTGGGTATTTTGAGGTGTGTAAATATCAATGTCAGTCTCTAGACATGAGAAACTTGATGTCAAGAAGTATTAGTATTTCAATTAAGAGAACGCAGATTTTCagaataattgaatatttagTAGAAACCAAAAGCATTTGTACAAGAATATACTACTTTGAAtctgttataatatatatatactacaaATTATTGGTGGTTACAAGTACTAGGAAATCATGTTTCGGTTTGTTTTATAGCAATTTTGTGTGGATTTATTGTAGTCAGCTGCGTTAATATTCTTGAGCTTTATGTTTGATCTGATTGTGATAATGGAAATGCTAGCTTTAAAAATCCTGGCAGCAGATGTTGAAGAAGGCATCCATGGCATTTGCCGACCAGCTTTAACCGGTATCTATCACATGCTTTCTACTAATGTTATTTAAGTGAAGTTAAGTAAGATTAATTCAAACTACAAGCTActaaaggaagaaaatgaaaacgtCAACAAGGGCAAGAGAAGGGAtggtatgaaactgtgatttcaAGTCATCCCTACTTCTTTCCAttaggagaatgacaaattagattttttttttattgatttttagctttttcctcctgaaaaaattcaaatccaactaaaactgttaaaaattaggaagaaaattttgatttgtcattctcctattggaATGGATAGGGATGACATGAAGccacagtttcatacaatctttTCTCAGAATGATAATTCTTTTTATCCACAACTCTCTCCAAATTTTTAAATCGAAGGataatatacattttttttttggaaaaaaaccgAACTTAACTAATTTCCTATAACTCAAACAATCGAGAAATGTATATTAAATGCACCTATAATGGTATTCAATTATACGAAACAGAATTTCCAAAATATTGGTTAACAGATGGTATTAAGataaagattttatttcttttttgcctGAAAGTTTGGCACAGATTTAAACCACAACCCTCTCATAAAGAtccaatgaaaaaaaagaaaggtcaaaaaaacaatttttattttttaactgtTTGGGGAATAGAAACTAAACTACCTTTCGAATCTCCTCAAAAACAATGTTTTTTTAACCTATTTTTAtagaactaaaaaaaaaaagtaaaaatggaatATTTTATAGCTTTAACAAAACTAGTCTACTATTCCTACTATTTTTAAGGGTGCCCAGCTTCTTGATATAGTATGTATCCATACTATATATTGCATtatactttaataaattttaagttattctATGATAAACCTTGAAAGATAAAGAGgtgaataataatatacatataagcGTCTTCAAACATACATCCTTTCGATTGTTGTAATAAcaataatgtaaattaaattaaaatttaattagtaaaaatcataatttaaatttataaattttgtccCAACTTTTATGACATCCAATCCAAATAAACATAAACTAGCtcccaaaaattataaataataaaatttgatttaatgtagGATGGCATAGGTAAAGCTTCAAAGTTGGTTTGATgccttaaaaaaaatataatgagaACCTAGTCCATTCCTTAATTCCTTAGATGTACATGTCGAGGGAATAAGACTTGGACAGTCTTTGTTTACAATTGAGACTTTATTCCTTTAATGGTGGACATAAATAATAATGGCTCCTTGTTATATTGTCATGAGTTTGTAAGTTGAATCATGAATGTGACGGGTACTGTAAAACTAATTAAAGGATTCATATTCAAGTTGTTTTTAACTATCAATCGTGTTAGGATCAAGATTAATGTattaatcaataatatttttcgaacaaattactttatcataagaaataaaatcttttcaaattaagtaaaaaattatttttattaaaataagtcaCAGAATCTGTTAGatattactaattaaattattttcaatttttattttaatctgatTTTACTTTATTccagattttatttaattcttttgtaattaaaatggATATATATACCATGTTCTGAACATTTATTGCACGAAAAGTACAAATAAATCAATCACCACAATTTAGAATATCAAACAATTTGGTGTGttgtgaaaagaaaatattgccATTCGAGAAGTGAAAATGTTACAGAAAGTGAGGCCCATCATctttctggctaggaaagatcaaataataataaaattacttaaaatttcttTGCACACAGCTAAATTCTGTGTTCACTATTTTCATCAACAtcactaataaaaaatttattaataaaaaatcattaatacatttgtaattaaaaaattatcattcattatttgtattaattgtCTACTTTATAACTCTCATTCTTGACacattataaatataaacatttcataattaGTGAAAGGACTTTTGATACTTTGACGTTCTGCCTAtcaaaagttattttataacttctctcaacttcttatttttgtttagcGTTATCATCAGTCACATTTCTCATTCTCCACCTTATCAATTGCCGCTTGCCGTTGTGCTCAATATTATTGGATTTGCTCTAGTCTTCCTCTCCACCTTATTCTGGTGTATCTCACTCACTTGTTTACAACGCTTCCTCTTTCCACCAAAAATACTCTctacaatattaaatttatattaatatgaatatgactatgaatattaatattaatattaataaaagtgTTGAGGCAAAATGAGCTGAGATTTGCTAAGTGGCACTCAGCAGTGCCAACTGCAGACTGCCACTGAGATAGTTTTAATACTTGCCTTATTTGGTTTGacaatttaataaagaaaatcttTGGACTTggttatttgttattttattgaaGATATTAAGGTCCATCTATGGAAACCAATCATTGGTAATTTGAAGATTGGATTGGATTCGagtgaatcaaatcaacccttgAAACATGGAGAATCGATGAAGACTATGTAGCTGTTTTGGAAATCAAATATTCGATTGATTGTACTTTGATTATTGAGattgtaatatttaattttaaggaaTTACTTTGTATTCACTTAGATTTTATGTTAGCAAGCCGAATTGAATATATGTTGTAAGACTTGTCTAGGTTATGTAACGAAAGCTTAGTaagtgttttctaatttgttcaTTGAGGAACTATTTTGTGAGATAGTGGAAATTGTTATTGTAAACATTGTTGAATGTTTACTGCCCAAGTTCTCAGGGAGAGGATTTGGAGGTGAGTGTTCTAGTCTTTAGGTTCAAAGGTGAGATCTCTATACTTGAGAAGTGATAAAAAATAGTAGAATTACTTACTGAGTTAGGCTCCGCAGACGTAGGAAAACTAAACTACATAAACAAATCCttagtgttatttgttattttgtttgtaCAGTTTCACAGTGCCAACCTATAATGGCCATTGTAGTCTATAGCACTTCCACTGCACTATAGTATAGAGACTTATAAAGATCCAATTAGAGAATAtggattaaatctacaattgtaTGTATAGTACatgactagtaattgaatttaatcaaatagTTTTAATTACTACTGTTTAGGTTaggaccaaaattttaaattttgaaaaatacaaaattaaattaaacaaataaaaaatacataaactaaaattaattaaattaaaacacaatgaATAAATCTTCAACTTTCGTAAAATAACGAGAATAATGACAAAATTTAACCTAATAATTACCAATAAAATCACAATCGTGGACTAAACACAAACCCAAtacctaaaaataatattttcaagtaattgcttcaataatttttttataatgataaTTGGAATTTAAATTATTCGATAAATATCCAATAAATAGAATATATAGCTTGAGTTCTCTATAACCAATACGGACAAATATTAGTTTCTAAGGTTTCTTACttacatattataaataaatttaattaacaactaatcttcaatcaatataattatatcataGTCTAAATTGATtgctaatttaaaaattgatcaaTACCTAACGAGAACAGGACAGATATACGTACAAATCACAAAGACAGACTTGAGAAAACTGAATTAGATTGCTATGAtttccaagttcaagaacgtcaGAAGCTACAAAAATTTAGACCATGTCGCCGGCCTTCatcttttatgttaattttagatTGACTCTTCACTCAATTCCCAGattggaagaaaatgaatacaTATTTTACTATTGAAAGCCCCCATTTTAGACTGAcatgaatcaaatatattttttctatgtGATTTGGAGTAGTGCATCGACTCTTAATTCCCAGATGCAAACTCCTAATACATACATGCGATATGTTTGTCTTCTATTGATAGTGTCTCATGGCTTTTCTGTATATGGACATGCAAACTTACCAATCCCCATACTATTGATCGAATAAAAAGAGACTTATCGAGAAGGTCCATGTTGCTTTCCAAGTAAACTGCTTACCCTAAAGGGTATTCAAACATATCCCACAATCCAGGAAGGAACGTACGAGTTAATTAATTACATACATGACAGCATCCTAGACAAATAGTTTAATTAGATGATTAGAATCTTCGCAACATTATTTACAATCAATATAAATAGATGGAACTGAAAGATACAATAAGTAGTTGAAGAATTAAGTTATAGAGTAGCGTGCAAGATGGTGAGACAATCATACCTAAAGAAAGGAACATGGAGTCGTGATGAAGATCAGAAGCTGATTGCTTATATTACGAGATATGGGAT
The nucleotide sequence above comes from Gossypium raimondii isolate GPD5lz chromosome 13, ASM2569854v1, whole genome shotgun sequence. Encoded proteins:
- the LOC105781903 gene encoding transcription factor MYB10, which translates into the protein MVRQPYLKKGTWSHDEDQKLIAYIRKYGIWNWNEMPKFAGLQRSGKSCRLRWMNYLRPNIRRGNFSREEEETIIHLQKTLGNRWSAIAARLPQRTDNDIKNYWNTRLKKRVMGEKKNPSSATTETKSSMEENSSDADSSMMVDILLDYQIPTMDDFPELAADTTISLSDCNLSVAVDDHYNMAMDNNLVSSENYWEIENLWGQSLTMEGLDCEVMSPNSQLWLHEPIYACDSYYDPVVELWVNPFI